The following are encoded together in the Candidatus Neomarinimicrobiota bacterium genome:
- the sat gene encoding sulfate adenylyltransferase yields MMDPHGGTLVNLLADPSKDDRSDTPTLVLSRRAAADFEMLASGALSPLTGFMGQEDYQNVLNDMYLTDGFVWTIPVMLPIDDAERDQIGNQETVNLVSAEGDTVGSIAVQDIFKYDKEEEAEKVYLTTDHDHPGVARLFDQGNYYLAGDVTAHRLPSHERFGTYRKTAQELRQKFQEMEWRTVVAFQTRNPIHRAHEYITKCALELVDGLLLHPIVGETKGDDIPAEVRMDCYEAILDNYYPHRHTVLSVFPAFMRYAGPREAVFHAITRKNYGCTHFIVGRDHAGVRDYYGTYDAQRIFDRFSRDELGIEPMFFEHAFYCKRTDLMATTKTSRAMDHEKIYLSGSKVRETLMKGERLPEEFTRPEVEVILRRYYQNE; encoded by the coding sequence ATGATGGACCCCCACGGCGGCACACTTGTCAACCTTTTGGCTGATCCGTCTAAAGACGACCGGTCTGATACGCCCACGCTGGTACTCTCCAGACGGGCGGCGGCAGATTTCGAGATGCTCGCTTCCGGCGCGCTGAGTCCACTCACAGGATTCATGGGGCAGGAAGATTATCAGAATGTGCTCAACGATATGTACCTTACCGACGGCTTCGTCTGGACCATCCCTGTTATGCTTCCAATCGATGATGCGGAGCGTGATCAGATCGGGAATCAGGAAACAGTCAATCTGGTGTCGGCTGAGGGGGACACGGTAGGCAGCATTGCCGTTCAGGACATCTTCAAATATGACAAGGAAGAAGAGGCTGAAAAAGTCTACCTCACTACCGATCACGATCATCCCGGCGTGGCGAGACTGTTTGATCAGGGTAACTATTATCTGGCGGGCGACGTGACGGCTCACCGTCTGCCGTCCCACGAGAGATTCGGCACCTATCGGAAAACGGCGCAAGAGCTGAGGCAAAAGTTTCAGGAGATGGAGTGGCGCACGGTCGTCGCCTTTCAGACGCGGAATCCCATCCACCGCGCTCACGAATACATCACCAAGTGCGCTTTGGAACTGGTTGACGGGCTGCTGCTACATCCTATTGTGGGCGAAACGAAGGGAGACGATATTCCGGCGGAAGTGAGGATGGACTGTTACGAAGCTATCCTCGATAATTACTATCCCCACCGCCACACCGTACTCTCAGTCTTTCCCGCCTTCATGCGCTACGCCGGACCGCGGGAGGCCGTCTTCCACGCCATCACCAGAAAGAACTACGGCTGTACGCATTTTATTGTCGGGCGCGACCACGCCGGCGTAAGAGATTATTACGGTACTTATGACGCTCAGAGAATCTTTGATCGTTTCTCCCGCGACGAACTGGGTATCGAACCGATGTTTTTTGAGCACGCATTCTATTGCAAACGGACTGATCTTATGGCTACCACCAAGACTTCCCGTGCCATGGACCATGAGAAAATCTATCTCAGCGGATCGAAAGTGAGGGAGACGCTTATGAAGGGTGAGCGATTGCCCGAAGAATTCACTCGACCGGAGGTGGAAGTAATCTTGAGGAGGTATTATCAGAATGAGTGA
- the cysC gene encoding adenylyl-sulfate kinase, with protein MSDEQAVKPGRNQERGVAIWLTGLSGAGKTTISIPLVERLRGMGYYVQRLDGDVVRKKLTRDLGFSKEDRDKNIERVTFVAEMLVTHGVITVCAFISPYQAERQYARGEIGRFVEVFVKCPLEVCEDRDVKGLYAKARKGDIKNFTGIDDPYEVPENAEITVDTSEMTLESEVDAIILYLRENGYII; from the coding sequence ATGAGTGATGAGCAGGCTGTAAAGCCAGGCCGGAATCAGGAACGTGGTGTAGCCATCTGGCTAACGGGTCTTTCGGGCGCCGGCAAAACGACTATCTCCATTCCTCTTGTAGAAAGACTCCGGGGAATGGGCTACTATGTACAACGCCTCGATGGTGACGTGGTGAGGAAGAAGCTGACGCGCGATCTTGGGTTTTCCAAAGAAGACAGGGACAAAAATATTGAGAGAGTGACATTTGTGGCGGAGATGCTGGTGACACACGGTGTCATCACCGTCTGCGCCTTTATTTCGCCCTATCAGGCCGAGAGACAGTATGCCCGGGGAGAAATCGGCAGGTTTGTCGAAGTGTTTGTGAAATGTCCGTTGGAAGTGTGTGAGGACAGGGACGTGAAGGGACTCTACGCTAAGGCGCGCAAGGGCGATATCAAGAATTTCACCGGTATAGATGATCCGTATGAGGTGCCTGAAAACGCTGAAATTACGGTTGACACGAGCGAGATGACCCTCGAGTCCGAAGTTGACGCCATCATCCTGTACTTACGGGAAAATGGCTACATAATATAG